In Nitrospirota bacterium, a single genomic region encodes these proteins:
- a CDS encoding ImmA/IrrE family metallo-endopeptidase: MAKNPINLNRYRFTLAHEIGHIVLHRTLYKTNRIFSIAEWKEVINSMTEEEHGWIEYQGYAFAGLILVPRDNLIKHTNEWVKRIKGKDISIEKNWDFAWELITEKVNCC; this comes from the coding sequence ATGGCAAAAAACCCAATCAACCTCAACCGTTACCGGTTCACCCTTGCCCATGAAATCGGCCATATCGTCTTGCACAGGACTTTGTACAAAACAAATCGGATCTTTTCAATAGCCGAATGGAAGGAAGTCATCAACTCTATGACGGAAGAAGAACATGGCTGGATCGAGTATCAAGGATACGCCTTTGCCGGTCTGATCCTTGTACCGCGAGACAATTTGATAAAGCATACCAACGAATGGGTCAAGAGAATAAAAGGCAAGGATATTTCCATAGAAAAGAATTGGGACTTTGCCTGGGAATTGATTACCGAGAAAGTTAATTGCTGCTAA
- a CDS encoding helix-turn-helix transcriptional regulator: protein MMPTKLTFGAFFKQKRTGLKKTLRQFCAENNLDPGNISKLERGLMAPPQGSDKLEEYAGYLHIKKGTDDWYKFYDMAHIESGRIPEELLEDEDVAASLPILFRTLRGKKISEKKLDELVQLIRKA from the coding sequence ATGATGCCAACAAAATTAACATTCGGTGCGTTTTTTAAACAAAAGAGAACCGGGCTGAAAAAGACCTTGCGTCAGTTCTGTGCCGAGAACAATCTTGACCCCGGTAATATCAGCAAGCTGGAAAGGGGTCTTATGGCCCCGCCTCAGGGAAGCGACAAACTTGAGGAGTATGCCGGTTACCTTCACATAAAAAAAGGCACTGACGACTGGTATAAATTTTATGATATGGCCCATATTGAATCCGGACGCATACCTGAAGAGCTACTCGAAGATGAGGATGTTGCCGCAAGCTTGCCTATTCTGTTCAGGACACTGAGAGGCAAGAAAATCTCAGAGAAAAAACTCGATGAGCTGGTACAGTTGATCCGCAAGGCATAG